Proteins from a genomic interval of Chroococcidiopsis thermalis PCC 7203:
- a CDS encoding non-ribosomal peptide synthetase, with product MVQDRSISAQNSKLSASKRELLAKLLQGEITTPNPQQAQETIPQLVPDRESRYQPFPLTEMQQAYWLGRSDVFDLGNVSMHNYIELDAVDLDIERFNCAWKRLIDHHDMLRAVVLPNGQQQILDRVPPYEIQVLDLRSRDEQTINSQIQTIRDRLSHQVLPLDRYPQFEIVATQLGDRHFRLHMSLDGWCIDYWSSIKLFQDLSQLYNQPEKPLPCLEISFRDYVLASRTLENIPIYQRSLDYWRSRIPSLPPAPELPLAKHPSAIAKPEFIRLQSALDSQTWQQLLKRAARANLTATGVLLAAYAEVLTLWSKSPKFTINIPSFNRLPFHPQVNELVGECASFTLLEIDNTRQESFQVRAQRIQTQLWQDLEHEYVSGVRVLREWTNAQDKAARAGTMPIVFTHGPQVDDKNPTAIAFLEEQTKLVYSISQTPQVWIDNQYAVKSDGSLSINWDFVAELFPEGMVEDMFDAYCRLLNRLVSEEKIWQETSLQLVPPTQLAQRAAIDATNTPISTELLHTLFAAQVPQRPQQPAVITSSHTLTYEELSHRAHCLAQQLRQLGASPDRLVAVVMEKGWEQVVAVLGILIAGAAYVPIDPALPQERQWHLLAQGEVQLVVTRSELNEKLDYPVGIQQICIDSFNYQLPITNYPLPITHYPSPENLAYVIYTSGSTGEPKGVAIDHRGAVNTIVDINQRFSINSQDRVLALSSLSFDLSVYDIFGTLAAGGTIVIPDAAATKDPAHWVEMILRQQVTIWNSVPALMQMLVQYVSDRSECSLDSLRLVLLSGDWIPLNLPEQIRARVQEVELVSLGGATEASIWSILYPIQQVDPSWKSIPYGYPMANQQFYILNDKLEPVPVWVPGQLYIGGVGLAQGYWRNEEKTANSFITHPVTGDRLYRTGDLGRYLPDGNIEFLGREDSQVKIRGYRIELGEIETALKQHPDVKDGAIAAVGEKQGNKQLVAYLVPQEETTTLFEIEQADPSQMQSLWKSLVEVGCRQAQQTFDWVDVSTFSAYWQLLDKLYISSVRLALKKLDVFVRSHEKYSLDDLMQKCQIKPRYDKWLKRALKTLVEEGLLQQHGEVFENTLPLSTEVLSTLAAGFQSEAAQKLGLSQAMTNSLLHTANHLPDILTENLHSAQIYASEETAEIYQKLFKYCNTIASTVIRAVVQFWQPEAQLRILEVGAGIGSTTAYLLPVLPPERTTYFYTDISNYFMQLAQQQFGAYPFLKTSLLNIEEDPQKQGYEPHSFDVVVASSVLHVVRNLEETLRYLRSLLAPNGLLLLIEETKFHRPFDLGMGLQQGFDRFEDEELRQNHPLLSREKWQQLLAAQGFENCVIFNQPNTVPEFLGFDVLLAQAPASIKRFKPNELNSFLQKKLPEYAIPCAYNLLEALPLTSNGKIDRQALSTIRLVKLDREKTFVAPQTPLEETIAAIWTGCLSIEQVGTQDNFFDLGGDSLVATQVHHKLQTTLQRDFPLVKIFEYPNISSLANYLSNEANETPVLQQGSDRGEKRKEVAQQKRRRQDKKG from the coding sequence ATGGTACAAGATCGCAGCATTTCTGCTCAAAACTCCAAACTATCAGCATCTAAACGAGAGCTATTGGCAAAGCTGCTACAGGGTGAAATTACAACCCCCAATCCCCAGCAGGCACAAGAAACAATACCTCAGCTTGTTCCCGATCGCGAGAGCCGATACCAACCCTTCCCGCTGACGGAAATGCAACAAGCTTACTGGCTCGGTAGAAGCGATGTGTTTGACTTGGGCAACGTGTCCATGCATAACTACATAGAACTTGATGCTGTCGATTTAGACATCGAGCGATTCAATTGCGCTTGGAAACGCTTAATCGACCATCATGATATGCTGCGAGCGGTTGTGTTGCCAAACGGTCAGCAGCAGATTTTGGATCGCGTACCACCTTACGAAATTCAGGTCTTGGATCTGCGGAGTCGAGACGAGCAAACAATTAATTCCCAGATCCAAACCATTCGCGATCGCCTCTCCCATCAAGTGCTACCCCTGGATCGGTATCCCCAATTTGAGATTGTTGCCACTCAACTGGGCGATCGCCACTTCCGACTCCATATGAGCTTAGATGGCTGGTGCATCGATTACTGGAGTAGCATCAAGCTGTTTCAAGATTTATCTCAACTTTACAACCAACCAGAGAAACCCCTGCCTTGCTTGGAAATTTCCTTCCGCGACTATGTTCTAGCTTCCCGCACCCTAGAAAATATTCCAATCTACCAACGTTCTCTAGATTATTGGCGCAGTCGCATTCCTAGCTTACCACCTGCGCCAGAATTACCTTTAGCGAAACATCCTAGCGCGATCGCCAAACCTGAGTTTATCCGCCTTCAGTCCGCATTAGATTCTCAAACCTGGCAGCAACTGCTAAAGCGAGCTGCACGAGCAAACTTAACTGCGACAGGGGTTTTGCTTGCCGCCTATGCAGAAGTTCTCACCCTTTGGAGTAAATCCCCCAAATTCACCATCAATATACCTTCCTTCAATCGCCTGCCTTTCCATCCCCAGGTAAACGAGCTCGTTGGTGAATGTGCTTCCTTTACCCTACTGGAGATAGACAACACGCGACAGGAATCTTTTCAAGTCCGAGCGCAGCGAATTCAGACACAGCTGTGGCAAGATTTGGAACACGAATATGTTAGTGGAGTCCGAGTCCTACGGGAGTGGACTAATGCTCAAGACAAAGCTGCCAGGGCAGGCACGATGCCAATTGTCTTCACTCACGGACCTCAAGTAGATGATAAAAATCCGACAGCGATCGCTTTTCTAGAAGAACAGACAAAGCTTGTTTACAGCATTTCCCAAACACCGCAAGTTTGGATAGACAATCAATATGCGGTTAAATCCGATGGTAGCTTATCTATCAACTGGGATTTTGTTGCAGAACTCTTCCCTGAAGGCATGGTAGAAGATATGTTTGATGCCTACTGTCGTCTCCTCAACCGTTTGGTATCCGAGGAAAAGATATGGCAAGAGACAAGCTTGCAATTAGTACCGCCGACTCAACTGGCACAAAGAGCCGCGATCGACGCTACCAACACTCCCATCTCGACTGAATTACTCCATACCTTATTTGCTGCCCAAGTCCCCCAACGCCCGCAGCAACCTGCTGTAATTACATCCAGCCATACTCTTACCTACGAGGAACTGTCTCACCGCGCTCATTGTCTAGCTCAACAACTGCGACAACTCGGAGCCAGCCCCGATCGCCTAGTAGCCGTAGTGATGGAGAAAGGCTGGGAGCAAGTCGTGGCAGTTTTGGGTATTCTCATCGCTGGTGCTGCCTACGTACCCATCGATCCGGCTTTACCCCAAGAACGTCAGTGGCATTTGCTGGCACAGGGTGAAGTCCAGCTAGTTGTAACGCGATCGGAGTTAAATGAAAAACTAGATTACCCAGTAGGTATTCAACAGATTTGTATAGATTCCTTCAACTACCAATTACCCATTACCAATTACCCATTACCAATTACCCATTACCCATCACCAGAGAACCTAGCATATGTCATCTACACCTCTGGCTCTACTGGGGAACCTAAAGGAGTGGCGATCGATCATCGTGGCGCTGTCAACACAATTGTCGATATCAACCAACGCTTTAGTATCAACTCACAAGACCGAGTGCTAGCTCTCTCCTCCCTAAGTTTTGACCTGTCAGTTTACGATATTTTTGGCACTTTAGCAGCGGGTGGAACTATTGTAATCCCAGACGCAGCCGCTACTAAAGACCCTGCACATTGGGTAGAAATGATTTTGCGACAGCAGGTTACAATTTGGAATTCCGTACCTGCCCTAATGCAAATGCTCGTACAATACGTCAGCGATCGCTCTGAGTGCAGCCTCGATTCCTTGCGGTTAGTGCTGCTGAGCGGCGATTGGATACCCTTGAATTTACCAGAGCAAATTCGCGCACGGGTGCAAGAAGTAGAGTTAGTGAGTCTGGGAGGTGCAACTGAAGCTTCGATCTGGTCTATTCTCTACCCGATTCAACAGGTAGACCCATCTTGGAAGAGTATCCCTTATGGGTATCCAATGGCAAACCAGCAATTTTACATCCTTAATGACAAGTTAGAGCCAGTTCCCGTATGGGTTCCAGGGCAACTTTATATTGGTGGAGTCGGACTAGCCCAAGGTTACTGGCGGAACGAAGAAAAAACTGCCAATAGTTTTATCACTCATCCCGTCACGGGCGATCGCCTTTATCGTACTGGCGATCTAGGTCGCTATTTGCCTGATGGTAATATTGAGTTTCTAGGTAGGGAAGATTCTCAAGTCAAAATTAGAGGTTATCGAATTGAATTAGGGGAAATTGAAACCGCACTGAAGCAGCATCCAGATGTTAAAGATGGGGCGATCGCAGCTGTTGGTGAAAAACAAGGAAACAAACAATTAGTAGCTTATTTAGTGCCACAGGAGGAGACAACAACTCTATTTGAAATAGAGCAGGCAGACCCTTCACAAATGCAATCTCTTTGGAAATCTCTAGTAGAAGTAGGTTGCCGACAAGCTCAACAAACCTTTGACTGGGTTGATGTTTCTACTTTTTCAGCTTACTGGCAGCTTTTGGATAAGTTATACATTAGCTCTGTACGTTTGGCGCTGAAAAAACTAGATGTGTTTGTGCGATCGCATGAAAAATATTCCCTAGACGATCTAATGCAGAAGTGTCAGATTAAGCCTCGTTATGATAAATGGTTGAAACGAGCCTTAAAAACACTGGTGGAAGAGGGGTTGCTACAACAGCATGGTGAAGTTTTTGAAAATACTCTTCCCCTATCTACAGAAGTTTTATCAACGCTAGCGGCAGGTTTTCAATCTGAAGCTGCTCAAAAATTGGGGTTATCCCAAGCAATGACCAATTCCTTGTTGCATACTGCTAACCATTTACCAGATATCCTCACAGAAAACCTACACTCGGCACAGATCTATGCTTCTGAGGAAACCGCAGAAATTTACCAAAAACTATTTAAGTATTGCAATACCATTGCCAGCACGGTTATACGTGCAGTAGTGCAATTTTGGCAACCAGAAGCACAATTGCGAATTCTAGAAGTTGGTGCAGGCATAGGCTCAACCACAGCTTATTTATTACCTGTATTACCCCCAGAAAGGACTACCTATTTTTATACTGATATTTCTAACTATTTCATGCAGTTGGCTCAGCAACAGTTTGGAGCGTATCCATTTCTGAAAACAAGCCTGTTGAATATAGAAGAAGATCCGCAAAAACAGGGTTACGAACCCCATTCTTTTGATGTAGTCGTTGCATCGAGCGTACTCCACGTTGTTCGTAATCTAGAAGAGACTTTGCGCTATCTACGGTCTTTGTTAGCTCCTAACGGTTTACTGCTACTGATAGAAGAAACCAAGTTTCACCGACCTTTCGATTTAGGTATGGGACTCCAACAAGGTTTCGATCGCTTCGAGGATGAAGAACTACGTCAAAATCATCCGCTGCTATCAAGAGAAAAATGGCAGCAGTTACTAGCCGCACAAGGATTTGAAAATTGTGTCATTTTCAACCAACCAAATACTGTCCCTGAATTTCTTGGCTTTGATGTTTTACTTGCTCAAGCACCAGCTTCTATCAAGCGATTTAAGCCAAATGAATTGAATAGTTTTTTGCAGAAAAAGTTACCTGAATATGCAATTCCTTGTGCTTATAATTTACTAGAAGCTTTACCACTGACCTCTAACGGCAAAATAGATAGGCAAGCACTTTCTACTATCAGATTGGTAAAACTCGATCGAGAAAAAACTTTTGTAGCACCACAAACTCCACTAGAGGAAACAATCGCAGCAATTTGGACTGGGTGCCTTAGCATTGAGCAGGTCGGGACTCAAGATAACTTTTTCGATTTGGGTGGAGATTCTTTAGTCGCGACTCAGGTTCACCACAAGTTACAAACTACCCTACAAAGAGATTTTCCCTTAGTCAAAATTTTTGAATATCCAAATATTAGCTCTTTGGCTAACTATTTAAGTAATGAGGCAAACGAAACACCTGTTCTGCAACAGGGTAGCGATCGCGGTGAGAAGCGAAAAGAAGTTGCTCAACAAAAACGCCGTAGGCAAGATAAGAAAGGTTAG
- a CDS encoding class I SAM-dependent methyltransferase, which translates to MSISGSTDTQIREIETALMQHPAVSEVTVTAVGESDKNQQLVAYVVPDLKNASALFELEGNPVQIQNLWQSLVNTGHQKAQQPPESGIDLQTFSSLSASVERLSTAYICHTLRNMGVYIHPQERYSTRELLSRCQIQPRYQKLIQQWLSVLEEDRLLQRESEETFVNPHPLPIALDDCWHQVQQHMKLMPRESIPHLENNLRYLQQSADNHVAMLKGEVDPLELFFAQGALDTADSAYQFNPIANYYNSIAREIFSSVVQFWQPETPLKILEVGAGTGATTASLLPVLPLNRTVYTYTDVSTFFMEPAKKKFRNYPFVEYKQLDIEKSPQEQGYQLQSFDVIVAANVLHIAGNLSKTLSYIRSLLAPNGLLLLIELTQYNRTVMTTMGFVHGFSKFEDERVENNIPVLSVEKWHNTLQSHGFEKIVAFPETGSPTDFMGQNLIVARKSASRKQFKPYELHNFLKDRLPEYKIPSAYRLLDNIPLDENGRVDLRSLTAIAQVTPENDRIDNLSQEKTDKPLFQQASDRAQKRKQSAQKMQHRKVKS; encoded by the coding sequence ATGAGCATTTCAGGTAGTACCGATACTCAAATCAGAGAAATTGAAACTGCATTAATGCAGCATCCAGCAGTTAGCGAAGTTACCGTCACTGCTGTAGGAGAATCGGATAAGAATCAACAATTGGTGGCTTATGTAGTTCCAGATCTAAAGAATGCATCTGCTCTATTTGAGCTCGAAGGTAATCCTGTACAGATACAAAACCTTTGGCAATCTCTAGTAAATACGGGACACCAAAAAGCTCAGCAACCACCTGAATCGGGGATAGATCTTCAGACTTTCTCATCCTTATCAGCATCTGTGGAGCGTTTGAGTACTGCCTATATATGTCACACCCTTAGGAACATGGGTGTTTACATCCATCCCCAGGAAAGGTATTCTACACGCGAGTTACTCAGTCGGTGTCAGATTCAACCGCGCTACCAAAAATTGATTCAACAATGGTTAAGCGTCCTAGAAGAAGATAGGTTGTTACAGCGAGAAAGCGAAGAAACCTTTGTCAATCCTCACCCCTTACCGATTGCTCTAGACGACTGTTGGCATCAGGTTCAACAACATATGAAATTGATGCCACGAGAATCAATTCCACATTTAGAAAATAATCTCCGCTATCTCCAACAAAGTGCTGACAATCATGTGGCAATGCTCAAAGGTGAAGTCGATCCTCTAGAGTTATTCTTTGCTCAAGGTGCTTTAGATACAGCAGATAGTGCATATCAATTTAATCCCATAGCTAATTACTACAACAGCATTGCTAGAGAAATTTTCAGCTCGGTGGTGCAATTCTGGCAGCCAGAAACACCCTTGAAAATACTAGAGGTTGGAGCTGGGACTGGTGCAACCACAGCATCACTACTACCCGTGTTACCACTAAATCGAACGGTATACACATACACGGATGTTTCAACTTTTTTTATGGAGCCAGCTAAGAAAAAGTTTAGAAACTATCCATTTGTTGAGTACAAGCAACTAGATATTGAAAAAAGTCCTCAAGAACAAGGATATCAACTGCAAAGTTTTGATGTAATTGTAGCAGCAAACGTACTTCATATTGCTGGCAACCTATCAAAAACATTATCCTATATTCGTTCGCTACTAGCCCCCAACGGTCTGCTGTTACTCATCGAACTAACGCAATACAATCGCACAGTTATGACCACAATGGGATTCGTACATGGTTTTAGTAAATTTGAAGATGAAAGAGTGGAAAACAATATACCAGTTCTATCGGTAGAAAAATGGCATAACACTCTACAATCTCATGGCTTTGAAAAAATAGTAGCTTTTCCTGAAACTGGTTCTCCAACCGATTTTATGGGACAAAATCTCATAGTTGCTCGGAAATCTGCATCGCGAAAGCAGTTTAAACCATATGAGTTACACAATTTTCTGAAGGATAGATTACCTGAATATAAAATCCCTTCTGCTTACAGGCTTTTAGATAATATACCTCTGGATGAAAATGGTCGAGTTGATTTACGATCGCTTACTGCGATCGCGCAAGTAACGCCTGAAAACGATCGAATTGACAATTTAAGTCAAGAAAAAACTGACAAACCTTTATTTCAACAAGCTAGCGATCGCGCTCAAAAGCGTAAACAATCAGCTCAAAAAATGCAACATAGAAAAGTCAAAAGTTAA
- a CDS encoding type I polyketide synthase encodes MIDTYVTNDLAIIGMSCRFPGAKNLEEFWHNLKNGVESISFFSEQELEEKPKPEIQNHPHFVKASAVLDDVELFDASFFDFSPREAELTDPQHRIFLESAWEAIEQAGYVPDRYEGRIGVYAGAGLNTYLLFNLSPELLRKEFLKVLIANDKDYLATRTSYKLNLTGPSINVQTACSTSLVAIGLACQSLLDYQCDIALAGGVSIKVPQKSGYWYEEGGILSPDGHCRAFDAKARGTVGGNGVGVVVLKRLAEAIADGDYIHAVIKGAAINNDGAAKVGYTAPSVDGQAEAIAEALAMAGVEPETIGYVEAHGTGTSLGDPIEIAALKKVFHASTQKQGYCAIGSLKTNVGHMNAAAGVGSLIKTVLALQHKLLPPSLHFEVLNPQIDASSPFYVNNHLSEWKANGTPRRAGVSSFGVGGTNAHAILEEAPVMSRQQEQGRKYQLLVLSAKTDSALEAATVNLVDRLKQHPDLNLADVAYTLQVGRKAFDRRRVGVVKDLDDAIKVLELNDPQRVFTKSQASKDRNIRKEHPVVFMFTGQGSQYPNMTRELYDNEPTFREQIDRCCQQLEPYLGLDLRQVLYPGDEQLETARATLEQTAITQPALFAIEYALAKLWNSWGVQPVAAIGHSIGEYVAACIAGVFSLEDALELVAVRGRLMQQQPQGAMLSVPLSASEVKSLLVETFHETSLQLAASNAPNLSVVSGSFTAIEQLERQLQQQGINSRRLHTSHAFHSQMMDSIIEPFTQQVQKIHLQPPQIPFISNVTGSWITAAEATDPNYWAKHLRQPVRFSEGITELLKQSKQIFLEVGPGNTLSTLVRQHSSQLAGQVVLSCVRHPKSQESDLAFLLNTLGQLWLAGVTIDWSGFYAWEQRHRLPLPTYPFERQRYWIEPPEQLSAASNGKVTTGRKPDITDWFYIPSWKRSLPPEPLPPGELAGKCWLVFVDECGLGERIVKRLQLEGREAIAVLVGEEFRRISDRVCTINPATRADYQALLAELGDRDRQPQVIAHLWNITPSDRPLEKAQVFSYDSLVYLAQALGAREIKHSVQIQVVSNNLQGVWGSELLYPEKATILGLCRVIPQEYAQIACRSIDIVLPEAGKPVEKLTEQLIAEFAANSSDIAIAYRETHRWVEAFEPVKLESTVAKKTRLQQGGVYLLTGGLGGMSLVIAEYLAKTVQPKLVLLGRSVFPHRDEWKQWLASHEATDEISCKIRRLQAIENLGAEVLVLSADVANLAQMQDAIASSTERFGQIQGVFHTAGVYGGGLIQLKTPETADGNLVPKVQGTKVLDLVLKDTHLDFFILFSSIASIRGQVGYADYCAANSFLDAFAHYKSLRDNTFTASINWENWQSVGMSIAVEARQKALTGKEWQQGMTSSEGLDALSRILGCQLSQAIVSTHELQTQIQQDRTWTLPPLQTVADCDRESKFHPRPTLSNTYVSPRDEIEQAIADIWQETLGIDSIGIYDDFFELGGDSLVALPMVAQLRDTFQVELPLPTLFNKANVAALAQVIIDNEAKPGQTAKIARTLKRVKEMSTQQVREELDVKQKGGRV; translated from the coding sequence ATGATAGATACATACGTAACTAACGATTTAGCAATAATTGGGATGAGCTGTCGTTTTCCAGGAGCTAAGAATCTTGAAGAATTTTGGCACAATTTGAAAAACGGTGTAGAATCAATCTCATTTTTTTCCGAGCAGGAATTAGAGGAAAAGCCGAAACCGGAAATTCAAAATCATCCGCATTTTGTGAAAGCATCGGCTGTCTTAGATGATGTAGAATTATTTGACGCTTCCTTTTTCGATTTTAGTCCTAGAGAAGCCGAACTCACAGATCCGCAGCATCGTATTTTCTTAGAAAGTGCTTGGGAAGCGATCGAGCAAGCTGGTTACGTTCCCGATCGCTATGAAGGACGAATTGGCGTTTATGCTGGTGCAGGTTTGAATACATATCTATTGTTTAATCTATCTCCAGAACTTTTGCGAAAAGAATTTTTAAAAGTCTTAATTGCCAATGATAAGGATTACTTGGCTACACGTACCTCATATAAATTAAACCTGACTGGACCCAGTATCAACGTACAAACTGCTTGCTCTACTTCATTAGTCGCGATCGGTTTAGCTTGTCAAAGTTTGCTCGATTATCAATGCGATATAGCATTGGCTGGTGGAGTTTCAATTAAAGTGCCACAAAAGAGCGGTTACTGGTATGAAGAAGGGGGAATTCTTTCACCGGATGGACATTGTAGGGCTTTTGATGCCAAAGCACGGGGAACTGTTGGAGGCAATGGTGTAGGAGTTGTGGTTTTAAAACGATTGGCAGAGGCGATCGCAGATGGGGACTACATTCATGCAGTTATCAAAGGTGCAGCAATCAACAACGACGGTGCTGCCAAAGTTGGCTACACAGCGCCTAGCGTAGATGGACAGGCGGAGGCGATCGCCGAAGCACTGGCTATGGCTGGAGTTGAACCTGAAACAATCGGCTATGTAGAAGCGCATGGTACTGGAACGTCATTGGGAGATCCAATTGAGATTGCTGCTTTGAAAAAGGTTTTTCATGCTAGTACTCAAAAGCAGGGTTACTGCGCGATCGGTTCTTTAAAGACGAATGTGGGACACATGAATGCTGCTGCTGGTGTCGGTAGTTTAATCAAAACTGTCCTAGCACTCCAGCACAAGTTACTGCCACCTAGCCTGCACTTTGAGGTGCTGAATCCCCAAATTGATGCCAGCAGCCCCTTTTACGTTAACAACCATCTTTCCGAATGGAAGGCAAACGGCACTCCCCGCCGTGCCGGAGTGAGTTCTTTCGGTGTCGGTGGTACTAATGCCCATGCAATTTTAGAAGAAGCTCCTGTTATGTCTAGGCAGCAGGAACAAGGGAGAAAATATCAACTCTTAGTGCTATCGGCAAAAACTGATTCTGCCCTAGAAGCGGCTACAGTAAATCTGGTCGATCGCCTCAAGCAACATCCCGATCTCAACTTGGCAGATGTAGCTTACACCCTACAGGTAGGTCGAAAAGCGTTCGATCGCCGCAGAGTTGGAGTCGTCAAAGACTTGGATGATGCAATAAAAGTGCTGGAATTAAACGATCCGCAAAGAGTTTTTACCAAGTCCCAAGCATCGAAAGATCGCAATATACGTAAAGAGCATCCAGTTGTATTTATGTTTACTGGTCAGGGTTCTCAGTATCCCAACATGACTAGGGAACTCTACGATAACGAACCGACATTTCGAGAACAAATCGATCGCTGCTGCCAACAACTCGAACCTTATCTAGGGCTAGATCTACGCCAAGTGCTATATCCTGGCGACGAGCAGCTAGAAACAGCCAGAGCTACATTAGAACAAACTGCGATTACTCAACCAGCATTATTTGCGATCGAGTACGCCCTAGCAAAACTGTGGAATTCTTGGGGCGTGCAGCCAGTAGCTGCGATCGGTCACAGCATTGGGGAATATGTAGCAGCCTGTATTGCTGGCGTTTTTTCCCTAGAGGATGCCTTAGAACTCGTGGCTGTAAGAGGACGGCTGATGCAGCAACAACCCCAAGGTGCAATGCTTTCAGTTCCCCTGTCAGCATCAGAGGTAAAATCTCTACTAGTAGAGACGTTTCATGAAACATCTCTACAGTTGGCAGCCAGCAACGCCCCGAATCTGAGCGTAGTTTCGGGTTCCTTTACAGCTATAGAGCAACTAGAACGTCAATTGCAACAACAGGGAATAAACTCTCGCCGTTTGCATACTTCCCATGCTTTTCATTCCCAAATGATGGATTCCATCATTGAGCCATTCACTCAACAAGTTCAGAAAATTCACCTTCAGCCGCCACAAATTCCTTTTATTTCTAATGTCACTGGTAGTTGGATTACCGCAGCAGAAGCAACAGACCCGAATTATTGGGCAAAACATTTACGTCAACCAGTACGATTTTCAGAAGGAATTACAGAGTTACTAAAACAGTCAAAGCAAATTTTTTTAGAAGTAGGACCTGGAAACACGCTAAGTACATTGGTGCGACAGCATTCTTCGCAACTGGCTGGACAAGTCGTACTTTCTTGCGTGCGCCATCCCAAGAGCCAGGAATCAGATTTAGCATTTTTGCTCAATACCCTCGGTCAGTTGTGGCTGGCTGGCGTAACGATAGATTGGTCGGGATTTTATGCCTGGGAACAACGCCATCGCCTACCCTTGCCAACCTATCCATTTGAACGCCAGCGTTATTGGATTGAGCCGCCAGAGCAACTTTCTGCTGCCAGTAACGGTAAAGTAACAACTGGCAGAAAACCCGATATTACCGACTGGTTTTACATCCCATCGTGGAAACGCTCCTTACCACCAGAGCCATTACCACCAGGAGAATTAGCTGGTAAGTGTTGGTTAGTGTTTGTTGATGAATGTGGCTTGGGTGAGAGAATAGTCAAACGGTTACAACTTGAGGGTCGAGAAGCGATCGCAGTGCTGGTTGGAGAGGAGTTTCGCCGCATCAGCGATCGCGTTTGTACCATTAATCCAGCAACCCGCGCAGACTATCAAGCTTTATTGGCAGAACTGGGCGATCGAGATCGGCAGCCTCAAGTCATCGCCCATTTGTGGAATATCACGCCCAGCGATCGCCCGTTGGAAAAGGCTCAAGTTTTCAGCTATGACAGCCTAGTATATTTAGCACAAGCACTAGGAGCTAGGGAAATTAAGCATTCCGTGCAAATCCAGGTTGTATCCAATAATCTGCAGGGAGTCTGGGGATCGGAGCTGCTCTACCCAGAAAAAGCAACTATTCTGGGTCTATGTCGCGTGATTCCACAGGAATACGCTCAAATCGCTTGTCGCAGCATTGATATCGTGCTGCCTGAAGCCGGAAAACCAGTAGAAAAACTCACAGAACAATTGATAGCAGAATTTGCCGCAAATTCGTCAGATATCGCGATCGCCTATCGGGAAACTCATCGCTGGGTAGAAGCTTTCGAGCCAGTCAAATTAGAGTCAACTGTCGCCAAGAAAACGCGATTGCAGCAAGGCGGAGTCTATCTACTCACAGGTGGATTGGGTGGCATGAGTTTGGTCATTGCTGAATACCTAGCTAAGACAGTGCAACCAAAGCTAGTTTTATTGGGGCGATCGGTTTTTCCTCACCGAGACGAATGGAAACAATGGCTGGCAAGCCACGAAGCCACTGATGAGATTAGTTGCAAAATTCGGCGATTGCAAGCCATAGAAAATCTGGGTGCTGAGGTGCTAGTCTTGAGTGCTGATGTAGCTAATTTGGCACAAATGCAAGACGCGATCGCCTCTTCAACTGAGCGATTCGGTCAGATTCAAGGAGTGTTCCACACAGCAGGAGTCTATGGCGGTGGTTTAATTCAACTCAAAACTCCAGAAACAGCAGATGGTAATTTAGTCCCCAAAGTTCAAGGAACAAAAGTACTAGATCTCGTCCTCAAGGATACGCATCTAGACTTTTTCATCCTTTTTTCTTCAATTGCTTCCATTCGCGGTCAAGTGGGATATGCAGATTACTGCGCTGCCAATTCATTTCTGGATGCTTTTGCTCACTACAAATCTTTGAGAGATAACACGTTCACCGCGTCTATTAACTGGGAAAATTGGCAAAGTGTCGGTATGTCAATTGCTGTCGAAGCTCGGCAGAAAGCACTGACAGGCAAAGAATGGCAGCAAGGCATGACGTCCTCAGAAGGGCTGGATGCGTTGAGCCGGATTCTGGGTTGTCAATTGTCCCAGGCGATCGTTTCCACCCACGAGCTGCAAACGCAAATTCAGCAAGACCGGACTTGGACGTTACCACCCCTACAGACCGTAGCCGATTGCGATCGCGAGTCCAAATTCCACCCACGACCGACATTAAGTAATACTTATGTCTCTCCCCGCGATGAAATCGAGCAAGCGATCGCAGACATCTGGCAAGAAACTTTGGGCATTGACTCAATCGGGATCTACGATGACTTTTTTGAATTGGGTGGAGATTCCCTCGTTGCCCTGCCAATGGTGGCTCAACTACGGGATACCTTTCAGGTAGAACTACCTCTACCCACCCTATTTAACAAAGCTAATGTAGCAGCTTTAGCACAAGTCATTATTGACAACGAAGCAAAACCAGGACAGACAGCAAAAATTGCTCGGACTCTAAAGCGGGTTAAGGAAATGTCTACCCAACAAGTGAGAGAAGAGCTTGACGTGAAGCAAAAAGGAGGTCGCGTTTGA